One segment of Candidatus Krumholzibacteriota bacterium DNA contains the following:
- a CDS encoding VWA domain-containing protein, with protein sequence MIRFASPYAFFLLLLIPAVLFILQRRDRGGSIKFSSLTNVRRAGRSVRHRLAWLPLAVRIALSILVVMALARPQLGREKVRDVTKGIAIEMVIDKSGSMAAEMEYRSRKLNRLDVVKKVFEEFITGNGETLGGRPNDLVGMIAFARYADTMAPLTLGHGALLRFLETVQIVKRRSEDGTAIGDAVALAAARLKTAEEDIARFASETGEREYEIKSKIIILLTDGQNNSGLRTPVEAARLAADWGIKIYTIGVGGDQGVNTINTLFGNFKVPTANRVDTRPLEAIAEMTGGVFRLAESDKSLREIYEEIDRLEKSEIESVRYVDYRELFVSFTVAALILLVFEVVISTMIFRRIP encoded by the coding sequence ATGATAAGATTCGCCTCCCCATACGCTTTCTTCCTTCTGCTTCTGATACCGGCTGTCCTCTTTATCCTTCAGAGGAGGGATCGTGGAGGAAGCATAAAGTTCTCTTCTTTGACGAATGTCCGGCGCGCTGGAAGATCTGTCAGGCACAGGCTTGCCTGGCTTCCCCTGGCGGTCAGGATCGCCCTTTCGATCCTGGTAGTAATGGCGCTGGCCCGCCCACAGCTCGGAAGAGAAAAGGTTCGAGACGTCACGAAAGGGATCGCGATCGAGATGGTAATAGACAAATCTGGCAGTATGGCAGCGGAAATGGAATACAGGAGCAGGAAGCTCAACCGTCTTGATGTCGTAAAGAAGGTCTTCGAGGAGTTTATAACAGGAAACGGGGAAACGCTCGGGGGGCGGCCGAACGACCTGGTGGGAATGATAGCTTTCGCCAGGTATGCTGACACTATGGCTCCGCTGACTCTCGGGCATGGAGCTCTCCTCAGGTTTCTCGAGACGGTTCAGATAGTCAAACGCAGGAGCGAGGACGGCACGGCGATAGGCGACGCGGTGGCCCTTGCCGCGGCAAGGTTGAAGACCGCGGAGGAGGATATCGCCAGGTTCGCCTCCGAGACGGGGGAGAGGGAATATGAGATAAAAAGCAAGATCATCATACTCCTGACAGACGGACAGAACAACTCGGGACTCAGGACTCCCGTGGAGGCGGCCAGACTCGCTGCTGACTGGGGGATCAAGATATATACGATAGGTGTTGGAGGTGACCAGGGAGTCAATACGATCAACACTCTATTCGGAAATTTCAAGGTGCCGACGGCGAACAGGGTCGATACAAGGCCGCTTGAAGCTATCGCGGAAATGACCGGCGGTGTCTTCAGGCTTGCCGAGAGCGACAAGTCATTGAGGGAGATATACGAGGAGATCGACAGGCTTGAAAAAAGCGAGATAGAATCAGTGAGGTATGTCGACTACCGGGAACTTTTCGTCTCCTTCACGGTCGCTGCCCTGATCCTTCTCGTGTTCGAAGTCGTCATCTCCACCATGATATTCAGGAGGATTCCGTAG
- a CDS encoding VWA domain-containing protein, whose product MIDQVERAGFLAMHFGNIKILLLLWLVPALGALYAWAAYRRSRALRIFIEAGLLERVSMSVNPAGRRLKAALILAAAAFVVVALARPAWNPKPRTVERRGRDIIFVLDVSKSMIAEDLAPNRLERAKYAIADMISKLEGDRVGLVVFAGTAALKCPLTLDYGFFNLMLDDVDINSIARGGTMIGDAIRKVLDEGFDDQEKKYKDMILITDGEDHDSFPVEAAEEAGRRGIRMIAIGLGDETQGRRIPVTDEHGNKSFMTYNGQEVWSRLDAATLRKMASTTPGGKYLNVATGTIDLGDVYTKLIAGEEKREIESLTIKLYEEKFQIFLSIAFILLIFEMLVSERRRKA is encoded by the coding sequence TTGATCGATCAGGTCGAAAGGGCAGGATTTCTGGCGATGCATTTCGGTAATATAAAGATACTTCTTCTTCTCTGGCTGGTCCCGGCACTCGGAGCGCTATATGCCTGGGCGGCGTACCGCAGGAGCAGGGCTCTGCGGATCTTTATAGAGGCGGGACTTCTTGAGCGCGTATCGATGTCGGTAAATCCGGCTGGAAGAAGGCTGAAAGCAGCTCTTATTCTTGCCGCGGCGGCTTTTGTCGTAGTCGCTCTGGCCAGGCCGGCCTGGAATCCTAAGCCAAGGACCGTCGAGAGACGGGGGCGCGATATAATATTCGTTCTCGATGTGTCGAAAAGCATGATCGCTGAAGACCTCGCGCCGAACAGGCTGGAACGCGCCAAATACGCCATCGCCGATATGATATCGAAACTGGAAGGTGACCGCGTCGGGCTCGTTGTCTTTGCCGGTACGGCGGCTCTTAAATGTCCCCTTACCCTCGATTACGGATTTTTCAACCTGATGCTCGATGATGTAGATATAAACAGTATCGCGCGCGGTGGAACGATGATCGGAGACGCGATCCGGAAGGTCCTTGACGAGGGTTTCGATGACCAGGAGAAAAAATACAAGGATATGATCCTGATAACGGATGGTGAGGATCACGACTCCTTTCCAGTCGAAGCTGCCGAAGAGGCAGGGCGGCGCGGAATCAGGATGATCGCCATAGGTCTCGGCGACGAGACCCAGGGGCGGAGGATCCCGGTCACCGACGAACATGGAAACAAGTCTTTCATGACATATAACGGGCAGGAGGTCTGGAGCAGACTCGATGCGGCCACACTTCGCAAGATGGCCAGCACGACCCCCGGTGGCAAGTATCTGAACGTCGCTACCGGCACGATCGATCTTGGCGATGTCTACACCAAACTCATCGCAGGGGAAGAGAAAAGAGAGATAGAATCACTGACGATCAAGCTTTACGAGGAGAAGTTCCAGATATTCCTGTCGATCGCTTTTATCCTGCTGATCTTTGAGATGCTTGTCTCCGAGAGAAGGAGGAAGGCATGA
- a CDS encoding tetratricopeptide repeat protein produces MRYCKTATIPVIIASLVFSGSAWAESGGRLVARGNREFAGNRYEKAAEFYEKASVKLPESAIVAFNLGDVFYRQEDYAGARKHFEDAAMKTKDLPLEAKAWYNTGNCAFSEGLRQSDSDMEKALEFYRESVGFYATALEKDPDLKDAAHNMEIVRLYIKDLLDRIQKQKEEMEQMQEKMKEVVDSLLASIERQEGLRDSTLDLDDDSRRAMADWKSRIEQAGGKQKSIESSTSNVGDMLDGLFPSEVPEPVQQASSHLDSAVVDQKGSASKLEARDAGASAAEQELALDQMNKALELLTQGDNKDKQQGQQEQNNDQAQQDQQDQQDQQNQQEDQKQQQARSETARGILDEEKENRKKRKQQAAGGYKKVDKDW; encoded by the coding sequence ATGAGATATTGCAAAACCGCCACTATTCCGGTGATTATCGCGTCCCTTGTCTTTTCCGGCTCAGCCTGGGCCGAATCAGGAGGAAGACTGGTGGCCAGGGGAAACAGGGAATTTGCCGGTAACAGGTACGAGAAAGCGGCGGAGTTCTACGAGAAAGCCTCCGTCAAACTGCCCGAGTCGGCCATTGTCGCCTTCAACCTCGGGGATGTCTTCTATCGTCAGGAGGATTACGCCGGGGCAAGAAAGCATTTCGAGGACGCGGCGATGAAGACGAAAGACCTTCCTCTCGAAGCGAAAGCCTGGTACAACACGGGCAACTGCGCCTTCAGCGAGGGGTTGAGGCAATCGGACAGTGACATGGAGAAAGCCCTCGAATTCTACAGGGAAAGCGTCGGATTCTACGCGACTGCTCTCGAAAAAGACCCTGATCTGAAAGACGCCGCTCATAATATGGAGATAGTGAGGTTGTACATCAAGGACCTGCTCGACAGGATACAGAAGCAGAAGGAAGAGATGGAGCAGATGCAGGAGAAGATGAAAGAGGTCGTCGATTCGCTTCTTGCTTCTATCGAAAGGCAGGAGGGACTTCGGGACAGCACACTCGATCTCGACGATGACTCCCGCAGGGCCATGGCGGACTGGAAGAGCCGGATAGAACAGGCTGGCGGTAAACAAAAAAGTATAGAGAGTTCGACATCGAATGTCGGTGATATGCTCGATGGACTTTTCCCTTCCGAGGTTCCCGAACCTGTTCAGCAGGCGTCTTCTCACCTCGATTCAGCGGTGGTCGATCAGAAAGGTTCCGCCTCGAAGCTTGAGGCGCGGGACGCCGGTGCTTCGGCAGCGGAGCAGGAACTTGCGCTCGATCAGATGAATAAAGCCCTTGAACTTCTCACTCAGGGTGATAATAAAGATAAACAGCAGGGACAGCAGGAGCAGAATAACGATCAGGCTCAGCAGGACCAGCAAGACCAGCAGGATCAGCAAAACCAGCAGGAGGACCAGAAGCAGCAGCAGGCGCGAAGCGAGACGGCGAGGGGTATTCTTGATGAAGAGAAAGAAAACAGAAAGAAAAGGAAGCAACAGGCGGCTGGCGGTTATAAGAAGGTAGATAAGGACTGGTAG
- a CDS encoding BatD family protein, which produces MKDSTVRVNTAVLASLSALIFLSGICHAEDIRVVTNVESRDVYVGESFLMQVSVDGTDEAVLPDYSSLKGFTVEYVGGSNNSSQSISIINGKVQRTVKKGFVFTYRLTPKVAGRLVIPSLDVHVAGTVFKTNPVTISVKRPEESEDFKLHIKLSRDTCYTGEPVVLTVSWYLNRDVESFSFTAPVLENESFDFETPEVKIDPSKKYFRVPLGNGEVIAEKGRGTIDGAQYVTLTFNIALIPNQPGMFVIPEFIVACESGTGIRSRRDFFDDFFSDSYSGSWRGSLKKYVVPSNTLSLDVKALPEEGRPEGFAGHVGEIKIEAIADPTEVNVGDPITLKIILQGPDYLGRLQLPSLSSQKGMSDDFKIPDERADGKIEGKKKIFTQTLRARYDNVTQIPPVRIAYFDTKKEKYLIAASDPIPLVVRETRVVTASDAEGIEAGVSGSPLEQWKEGIAYNYEGPDLILSEEAGIETVTGDARMITIILIPPVFFIAVWLTRSMLRRRASDPKGLKAKGALKMFNRSLSQIRREKELSVESFNARVMESYKAFLGDKLRISGAALTAGEVDRILGKRGIDPDIRRSVREAMEKCEHGAYGGGGSDAISGQELAGMVARSAAELDRVL; this is translated from the coding sequence TTGAAAGATTCGACGGTAAGAGTGAATACTGCGGTGCTTGCATCCCTCTCGGCATTAATATTCCTGTCGGGGATCTGCCACGCCGAAGATATACGCGTCGTGACGAATGTTGAATCGAGGGACGTCTATGTCGGCGAGTCTTTCCTCATGCAGGTATCGGTCGATGGGACGGATGAAGCGGTACTTCCGGATTATTCTTCACTAAAGGGATTCACCGTCGAATATGTCGGCGGGTCGAACAACTCGAGCCAGTCTATATCGATAATCAATGGCAAGGTTCAGAGAACTGTCAAGAAGGGATTCGTATTCACCTACCGGTTGACTCCGAAAGTTGCCGGCAGGCTGGTCATACCTTCCCTTGATGTCCATGTCGCGGGAACCGTCTTCAAAACGAACCCGGTCACGATCTCGGTGAAACGGCCGGAGGAAAGCGAAGATTTCAAGCTTCATATTAAACTTTCCAGAGACACATGCTATACAGGCGAACCGGTAGTCCTTACCGTCTCCTGGTATCTGAACAGGGACGTGGAAAGTTTCAGTTTTACCGCTCCGGTCCTGGAGAACGAGTCTTTCGATTTCGAGACTCCCGAAGTGAAGATAGATCCTTCGAAAAAATATTTCAGGGTGCCTCTTGGAAACGGCGAGGTGATTGCCGAAAAAGGCAGGGGGACGATCGATGGCGCGCAGTATGTCACGCTCACCTTCAATATCGCGCTGATACCGAACCAGCCGGGCATGTTCGTCATACCGGAATTTATTGTTGCCTGCGAATCAGGCACTGGGATACGCAGCAGGCGCGATTTCTTTGATGATTTCTTCTCCGACAGCTATAGCGGAAGCTGGAGGGGAAGCCTTAAAAAATATGTCGTCCCTTCAAACACACTCAGTCTCGACGTCAAGGCGCTTCCGGAAGAAGGAAGACCGGAAGGGTTTGCCGGGCATGTCGGGGAGATAAAGATAGAGGCGATCGCCGATCCGACCGAGGTGAACGTGGGAGACCCTATAACCCTTAAGATCATCCTTCAGGGACCTGATTATCTAGGCAGACTCCAGCTTCCCTCCCTCTCTTCCCAGAAGGGGATGAGTGATGATTTCAAGATACCTGATGAAAGGGCCGATGGAAAGATCGAGGGAAAAAAGAAGATCTTTACCCAGACTCTCAGGGCAAGGTACGACAATGTGACGCAGATACCGCCTGTGAGGATCGCCTATTTCGACACAAAAAAGGAAAAGTATCTGATCGCTGCTTCCGATCCGATACCGCTTGTGGTCAGAGAGACAAGAGTCGTGACGGCGAGCGACGCGGAGGGGATCGAAGCGGGGGTCTCGGGTTCGCCGCTCGAACAGTGGAAGGAAGGGATAGCGTACAATTATGAAGGCCCGGACCTGATCCTTTCGGAAGAAGCGGGGATCGAGACAGTGACAGGCGACGCGCGTATGATAACGATCATCCTTATTCCTCCGGTATTCTTTATCGCAGTCTGGTTGACGCGGTCAATGCTCAGACGGCGCGCCTCCGATCCGAAAGGATTGAAGGCAAAAGGCGCTTTAAAGATGTTTAACAGATCACTTTCCCAGATAAGACGGGAAAAGGAGCTTTCCGTGGAGTCGTTCAATGCCAGGGTGATGGAGAGCTATAAAGCTTTTCTCGGTGATAAACTTCGTATAAGCGGAGCGGCTCTTACAGCCGGAGAAGTAGACAGGATACTTGGTAAGCGCGGTATTGATCCCGATATAAGAAGATCGGTGAGAGAAGCGATGGAGAAGTGCGAGCACGGGGCGTACGGGGGGGGCGGATCGGACGCGATCAGCGGTCAGGAGCTTGCAGGGATGGTCGCGCGATCGGCCGCGGAGTTGGACAGGGTCCTGTGA
- a CDS encoding C1 family peptidase, translating into MKSYRGLAFAVIMIAMATFLCGPAMAGEGKGLGKGDIREIRSSFRVDSQARALMNAISNNDLKKLTLNREFYNRQDDIFSDKVEAKGITNQKSSGRCWMFAGFNVMRPAVMERFKLDSFEFSENYLFFWDKLEKANMFLESVIETADRDIDDRTLQALLNNPVPDGGWWSYHVDLIEKYGVVPQCVSRETSHTSDTGRMNRVLNRMARADAAELRKMVSSGVGSDQIGSRKMEMMKDFYRVLVLHMGEPPEEFVWKVKNKDDEIIDKKFTPVSFYKEAVGIDLGDYVTIIDYPAYGYDRYYEIDYCRGIYDRPNMRFINLDIEELKKYSIRGIQEGEPVWFAADIGKENDVDEGVLAVDVYDYNTLLGIDHDLTKAELVQYRGGAPNHAMVFVGVDLEDNRPVKWRVENSWGTDRGDGGYWTMYDDWFGKYVFNVIVHKKHLPKSVLKLLDTEPEMIPAWDPMRAAFE; encoded by the coding sequence ATGAAGAGTTATAGAGGACTTGCCTTTGCAGTGATTATGATCGCTATGGCAACTTTTCTCTGTGGCCCGGCCATGGCCGGGGAAGGGAAGGGACTTGGAAAGGGAGATATCAGGGAGATCCGGTCTTCCTTCAGGGTCGATTCACAGGCGAGGGCGTTGATGAATGCCATCTCGAATAACGATCTCAAGAAACTGACACTCAACAGGGAATTTTACAACAGGCAGGATGACATTTTCAGTGACAAGGTCGAAGCGAAAGGGATAACCAATCAGAAGAGCAGCGGCCGTTGCTGGATGTTCGCCGGATTCAACGTGATGCGCCCGGCGGTAATGGAAAGATTCAAACTGGACAGTTTTGAATTCTCCGAAAACTATCTCTTCTTCTGGGACAAGCTTGAAAAAGCCAATATGTTTCTGGAATCCGTCATCGAAACGGCTGACAGGGATATCGACGACAGGACCCTGCAGGCTCTTTTGAACAACCCTGTCCCTGACGGGGGATGGTGGAGTTACCATGTCGACCTGATCGAAAAATACGGGGTCGTCCCCCAGTGCGTAAGCAGGGAAACGAGTCATACCAGCGATACGGGAAGAATGAACAGGGTGCTTAACAGGATGGCGAGGGCTGACGCGGCCGAACTGAGAAAGATGGTCTCCAGTGGAGTAGGGAGCGACCAGATCGGGTCGCGCAAGATGGAGATGATGAAAGATTTTTATCGCGTCCTCGTCCTTCACATGGGTGAACCGCCAGAGGAATTCGTATGGAAGGTCAAAAACAAGGATGATGAGATAATAGATAAAAAATTCACTCCGGTCTCTTTTTACAAGGAAGCGGTCGGAATCGATCTCGGTGATTATGTTACGATCATAGATTACCCGGCGTATGGATACGACAGGTATTACGAGATCGATTATTGCAGAGGCATCTACGACAGGCCGAATATGAGGTTTATAAACCTCGATATTGAAGAACTTAAAAAATACTCGATCCGTGGGATTCAGGAAGGGGAACCGGTCTGGTTCGCGGCGGATATCGGCAAGGAGAACGATGTCGATGAAGGAGTGCTTGCCGTCGATGTCTATGATTACAATACGTTGCTCGGGATCGACCATGACCTGACCAAGGCGGAACTGGTGCAGTACAGGGGAGGAGCGCCGAACCACGCGATGGTATTTGTCGGAGTCGACCTTGAAGACAACAGGCCGGTCAAATGGCGCGTTGAGAATTCATGGGGGACCGACAGGGGGGACGGAGGATACTGGACGATGTATGACGACTGGTTCGGTAAATACGTCTTCAACGTGATCGTACACAAGAAACATCTGCCGAAAAGCGTTCTCAAGCTCCTCGATACCGAACCCGAGATGATACCGGCGTGGGATCCCATGCGAGCTGCGTTTGAATGA
- a CDS encoding MBL fold metallo-hydrolase, whose amino-acid sequence MKLGVKWVFFAIACLMFPPDLISSPLSGGGQVIVSGEEDGAVNKGEDITIRVIYNNIVEDPGLEGEWGFGCVIEGMEKTILFDTGGDGEVLLKNMKKMGIDPEAIDIVVISHEHWDHIGGLEKFIAENDQVLVFAPSSFSENYTKLIKKKHVRNIAVKGPMEICRNVYTSGEQGDEIVEQALFLKTAGGIVVITGCAHPGIVMFAEMAVGISGEAPLLVMGGFHLRGISDKDLNDITGRFREIGVANIGASHCTGDEAIAGLKKGYGDRFIPTGAGAVIKVSELKR is encoded by the coding sequence GTGAAGCTCGGAGTTAAATGGGTCTTTTTCGCGATCGCGTGTCTTATGTTTCCCCCGGACCTGATATCGAGCCCTTTGAGTGGTGGCGGACAGGTAATCGTGAGCGGAGAGGAGGATGGCGCCGTGAATAAAGGGGAAGATATAACTATCAGGGTCATATACAACAATATCGTTGAAGATCCCGGCCTGGAAGGCGAATGGGGATTCGGTTGCGTGATAGAGGGTATGGAGAAGACGATATTGTTCGATACGGGAGGAGATGGAGAGGTTCTTCTGAAGAATATGAAGAAGATGGGGATAGATCCGGAAGCGATCGATATCGTAGTCATCTCGCACGAACACTGGGATCATATTGGTGGCCTCGAGAAATTTATTGCCGAGAACGATCAGGTCCTCGTATTTGCGCCGTCCTCTTTTTCCGAAAATTACACGAAGTTGATCAAGAAAAAGCATGTCAGGAACATCGCGGTAAAGGGGCCGATGGAAATATGCCGTAACGTTTATACGAGCGGGGAACAGGGGGATGAGATAGTAGAACAGGCTCTCTTTCTGAAGACGGCTGGCGGGATTGTCGTGATAACCGGCTGTGCTCACCCTGGTATAGTCATGTTTGCCGAGATGGCGGTGGGAATCTCCGGGGAAGCGCCGCTCCTGGTGATGGGGGGATTTCACCTGAGAGGAATCAGCGACAAAGACCTCAATGATATAACGGGCAGGTTCAGGGAGATCGGCGTGGCAAATATCGGGGCCAGCCACTGTACGGGCGATGAAGCGATCGCCGGTTTAAAAAAGGGATATGGCGACAGGTTTATTCCGACCGGCGCGGGGGCGGTGATAAAGGTCAGCGAGCTGAAGAGGTGA
- a CDS encoding ABC transporter ATP-binding protein encodes MGDVRKLLRIMTRYWKLMTGGFLTMSIFALLSGLTITMFVPLFDFVFGPKHKESLITSSGEFLDKMFSVFGRFFATFSLSGLFSSESYKGLLGDIDSVLSMTDPSLLLLMIGVAMITLMILKNSIYFLNRVIFVTLRGKVIRRLRNIIFRKFLELPMVFFMDKPLGDIQVRITADVNIVSDLFIRSVFGSLRDFALVIIYVLIALFINAKLFLYTVVIVPVFSLMISYVGNKIRKYSKRIQNTYAILFSRIAEVISGIKIVKSYAREEYENEKFRKENDKFYRAWFKAQMYSAFNIPLSEINGTIVGIIVLIIGGNMVLSDPGNFTLGSFTAFLFAIFSLLQPLKSLTTAYTEVRKAMVSLTRIFEILNLPPELKDDSDSVEKKSFEDSIRIEHLGFSYDKGRKILDDINLEIKKGQTVALVGSSGAGKTTLINLIERFFDPQEGRITIDGVDLKNIRSNDLHDLFGTVTQESILFNDTVANNIAYGTNRDITIEDIKKAAEIGYADDFIKDMPIGYNTMINPKASNLSGGQRQRLCISRAIVGDPPILIFDEATSSLDTESEHKVQKAIEMATKDRTVIVIAHRLSTIMNSDRIIVMDEGKIVGSGTHDELMSNNDKYRTLYECDFKDPAGVDQIRAGDQDR; translated from the coding sequence ATGGGCGACGTAAGGAAACTTTTGCGAATAATGACGAGATACTGGAAGCTGATGACGGGCGGCTTTCTGACTATGTCGATCTTCGCTCTTCTCAGCGGACTTACGATAACGATGTTCGTTCCTCTCTTCGATTTTGTCTTCGGGCCGAAGCACAAGGAATCTCTTATTACAAGTTCCGGCGAGTTTCTCGATAAAATGTTCTCAGTGTTCGGCAGGTTCTTTGCCACATTCTCGTTATCAGGATTGTTCTCCAGCGAGAGCTACAAGGGGCTTCTCGGTGATATCGACAGTGTTCTTTCCATGACCGATCCCAGTCTTCTTCTGCTGATGATCGGCGTGGCGATGATCACTCTGATGATCCTGAAGAATTCGATATATTTCCTTAACAGGGTAATCTTTGTGACTCTTCGTGGGAAAGTGATAAGGCGCCTCAGGAATATCATTTTCAGGAAGTTTCTCGAACTTCCGATGGTTTTTTTCATGGACAAACCTCTCGGTGATATCCAGGTCCGTATCACGGCAGATGTAAATATCGTAAGCGACCTGTTCATCCGTTCGGTATTCGGATCGCTGAGGGATTTCGCGCTGGTCATCATCTACGTTCTGATAGCTCTTTTCATCAACGCGAAGCTGTTTCTTTATACTGTCGTGATCGTTCCGGTCTTCAGCCTTATGATCTCATATGTTGGAAACAAGATAAGAAAATATTCGAAACGGATCCAGAATACCTACGCGATCCTTTTCTCGAGGATCGCGGAGGTGATAAGTGGAATCAAGATCGTAAAATCTTACGCGAGGGAAGAATACGAGAACGAGAAATTCAGGAAAGAAAACGACAAATTTTACAGAGCATGGTTCAAGGCGCAGATGTACAGCGCTTTCAATATTCCGCTGTCCGAGATCAATGGTACGATTGTCGGGATCATAGTGCTGATAATCGGTGGAAACATGGTCCTCAGTGATCCTGGCAATTTCACGCTCGGTTCATTCACCGCTTTTCTCTTCGCGATCTTTTCGCTGCTCCAGCCGTTAAAGAGTCTTACAACGGCTTATACCGAAGTAAGAAAAGCGATGGTATCTCTAACCCGGATATTCGAAATCCTCAATCTTCCTCCCGAGTTGAAAGATGATTCGGATTCCGTGGAAAAGAAATCATTCGAAGATTCGATCAGAATAGAGCACCTCGGTTTTTCTTATGATAAGGGACGCAAGATCCTGGATGATATCAATCTTGAGATCAAAAAGGGCCAGACGGTAGCTCTGGTCGGAAGCAGTGGGGCGGGCAAGACGACTCTGATAAACCTTATCGAACGGTTTTTCGATCCCCAGGAGGGAAGGATCACGATCGACGGAGTCGATCTGAAAAATATAAGATCCAACGACCTGCATGATCTGTTTGGCACAGTCACCCAGGAGTCGATCCTTTTCAATGATACCGTGGCGAACAATATCGCTTATGGCACAAATCGCGATATTACGATCGAGGATATAAAAAAGGCCGCTGAAATAGGATACGCCGATGACTTCATTAAGGATATGCCGATCGGTTATAATACGATGATCAATCCCAAAGCGTCGAATCTTTCAGGAGGTCAGAGACAAAGGCTATGCATATCGCGGGCGATCGTAGGCGATCCGCCGATCCTGATCTTTGACGAGGCGACAAGTTCACTAGACACGGAATCTGAACATAAGGTGCAGAAAGCGATCGAGATGGCGACAAAAGACAGGACTGTCATCGTGATCGCTCACAGGTTGTCCACGATCATGAATTCAGACAGGATTATAGTAATGGATGAAGGAAAGATCGTCGGGTCCGGAACTCACGACGAACTCATGTCGAACAATGATAAATACAGGACCCTTTATGAATGTGACTTCAAAGACCCGGCCGGCGTCGATCAGATCAGGGCAGGCGATCAGGATCGTTGA
- a CDS encoding glycosyltransferase family 2 protein, whose amino-acid sequence MRISGFSMVRNGEKLYYPVAGMVRSILPIVDEFVIAIGEGDPDDNTRESVESIGDPKIRIIDTQWDLEKYPRGMENAHQTDIAKEACTGDWLFYLQADEVIHEKYLRSIRDACERYLDDRDVEGLLFNYLHFWGDYDHYHAGHGWYPREIRIIRNDPDIHSWESAQSFRRIPGFDGLNYRQKEGTMKLKVALIDAWVYHYGWVRPPHLMLTKKKALDTVHKGGSRVDEMYQNMPDDFDFGPLDRLARFEGTHPAVLKDMIEKMDWKDKLQYSGNPDPSRELHKHERFKYRLLSFIEKYLAGGRHIGEFRNYRIIRKQRTRGY is encoded by the coding sequence ATGAGGATCAGCGGATTTTCAATGGTCAGAAACGGGGAAAAGCTATATTACCCCGTCGCCGGGATGGTGCGTTCGATCCTGCCGATCGTCGATGAATTCGTCATCGCGATCGGCGAGGGGGACCCGGATGATAATACGCGAGAGTCGGTCGAATCGATCGGCGACCCGAAGATCAGGATAATCGACACGCAATGGGACCTGGAAAAATATCCAAGGGGGATGGAGAACGCCCACCAGACTGATATCGCTAAAGAAGCCTGCACGGGCGACTGGCTTTTTTATCTTCAGGCCGATGAAGTGATACACGAGAAATACCTGCGATCGATCAGAGACGCGTGCGAAAGATATCTCGACGACAGAGATGTCGAGGGACTGCTCTTTAATTATCTGCATTTCTGGGGGGATTACGATCATTACCATGCCGGTCACGGGTGGTATCCGCGCGAGATCCGCATAATAAGAAACGATCCCGATATCCACTCATGGGAATCTGCCCAGTCTTTCAGGAGGATCCCGGGATTTGACGGATTGAATTACAGGCAGAAGGAAGGGACGATGAAGCTGAAAGTCGCCCTTATAGATGCCTGGGTATATCACTATGGCTGGGTCAGGCCGCCTCACCTGATGCTTACGAAAAAGAAGGCTCTTGATACCGTTCATAAGGGAGGGAGCAGAGTCGACGAGATGTACCAGAATATGCCGGACGATTTTGATTTCGGGCCGCTGGACAGGCTCGCCAGATTCGAAGGGACTCACCCGGCAGTGCTCAAAGATATGATCGAAAAAATGGATTGGAAGGACAAACTGCAATATTCAGGGAATCCCGACCCCTCCAGGGAATTGCACAAACACGAGAGATTCAAATATCGCCTGTTGTCTTTTATCGAAAAATATCTTGCCGGGGGCAGGCATATTGGAGAATTCAGAAACTACAGGATCATAAGAAAACAGCGAACACGAGGATACTGA